In Trichlorobacter lovleyi, the DNA window ATAAAAGAGGCTGTGCACAATAAGATGAGAATGGTCTAATTTGGTAACAGCCTAAAATTATTGTATTTAATGCGTTTGTTTCTGTTTTGGCATGGTGTTGGCATATATGGAGTCATAACGTAAACACCACCACCATTTCCATACCAAGGAGAACAGACAACATGGGCAGAATGAGAGAAAATCCTCGTTATAATGTGATTTCAATGCGGGTTAGTGACGAAGAGCGTGAGCAGCTTGAGTCTTTGGTGCGGCGTACCCATAAGTCGGTATCCGACATCATGCGCGAAGCCATGGTTGCCCTGACCATGCAGCTTGATCATCGCGATCTCCGCAAGGCAGCCTAAGCTTATCAGTACAGGCTGAGAGAAATAAAAGCGGCGCAGGAAAAATCCTGCGTCGCTTTTGCGTTGTACGATCAAATAGTGCTGCTAGCCGGGGTGATTAGCTGATAACCACCTCGAACTGTTCTTGATGGAAGCCCGGCTTGGCCCTGACTGTGACCCGCTTCTTAAACTTCTTTTCAAGCTCTTCCAGCCCGCGTCGCTCTTCATCATAGAGCAGGTCAGCCACCTGGGGGTGGACACTGAGCAGGACCTTTGTGCCGCGGATATCCAGCATCTCGCGCCGCAACTCCCTGAAGATCTCATGGCAGATCGTGGTCTTGGACTTGACGTAGCCGCGCCCCTCACAGTAGGGGCAGGGTTCACACATCATTCTGCCGATGCTTTCCCGTACCCGCTTGCGGGTCATCTCCACCAGTCCCAGCTCGGATATCTTCAGGATATTGGTCTTGGATTTATCACTCTTGAGGGCATCTTCAAGGGCTGCATAGACCTTCTCGCGGTTGACCTCTTTCTCCATGTCGATAAAGTCGATGATGATAATGCCGCCAATATTGCGCAGGCGCAGCTGGTAGGCGATCTCCTTGACCGCTTCAAGGTTGGTCTTGAGGATGGTGTCTTCCAGATTGTGCTTGCCCACAAAGCGGCCGGTGTTGACGTCAATGGCGGTCAGCGCTTCGGTCTGCTCGATAATGATATAGCCGCCTGATTTCAGCCAGACCTTGCGTCCAAGGGCGCGGCTGATTTCAACCTCCAGGCCGTACTGGTCAAAAATCGGCTCCTCCTCATCATACAGTTCGATGGAGGATTTCATCTTGGGCATAAAGGTGGAGATAAACTGCACAATCCGGTCATGGTCGGCCTTGGAGTCGATCACAATACGATTGACGTCATCGGTCACGATATCCCGGACCACCTTCTGCACCACATCAAGGTCGGCGTGGATCAGGCAGGGGGCCGTTGCCTTCTCCTTCTTGTTGACGATCTCGGCCCAGATCTTGGCCAGGTATTCCATGTCAGCCCGCAGGTCTTCTTCGGTCTTGCCTTCCGATGCGGTGCGGACAATGAAGCCGCAGCCGGGTTGGCGCAGGCGGTCAACGATTTCGCGCAGCCGTTCCCGCTCCTCTTCCTCTTCAATCCTGCGGGAGATGCCGACATGATCAACGGTGGGCATGTAGACGACATGACGGCCCGGCAGCGAGATGTGTGAGGTGATGCGGGCCCCTTTGGTGCCGATCGGTTCCTTTGAAACCTGTACCAGCAGTTCCTGGCCCTCCTGCAGCAGGTCTTCGATCGGATGCAGCACCTTGAATTCCTGGTCGCTGCTGTCATCGTGATGGTCTTCCTTCTTGCCGCCATCCATCAGGTTTTCATACTCTTCAATGGCGTCGAACACATCGGCCACATACAGAAAGGCCGCCTTTTCAAGGCCGATGTCAACAAAGGCCGCCTGCATGCCGGGCAGTACCCGGACTACCCGGCCCTTGTAGATGTTGCCGACGATCCCTTTTTCCCGCGTGCGTTCGATATACAGCTCTGCAATGGTCCCCTTTTCAATCAAGGAGATGCGCGTCTCATGGGCGGTGACGTTAATAACAAGTTCTGATGCCATGGTGATACCTCTATAAAAAAGTTGGATGAAATTTTACTTAGTATGCCACAAAAACAACTGATGTCTTTTCAATATGTACAGTTTTTAAGGCATCAGGTGTCAGGCCGGTGATGGCGGCAGTCAGTTCAATCGCCTTGCCCCGGCCGATGGTGAGCTCAAGGCTGTGCCCGTTTGCGCTCAGCTCTCGGGTTTCCCTGCGTAGATCGATGGTCTGCTGCTGACCTTTTTTGGCGCGTACCAGTACCCAGGATTCCTGTGCCATAAATTGCACACATTGGTTCCGGAGCGTTTCCGGGTCATAGCCGGGCAGGGTGACCCGGTAACGGGTGGCCTCAATCAAGGGAGAAAGCGAGGGGGCCTTCAGGTCAACCTCGTGTGATTCCAGTATGGCGATGCCTGCCGGCAGCACTTGGTTAAGGCGCCGGAGTGCCTCATCAGCCCCGATGTCACCCACAAACAGGTCCAGGTACTCGGCCTGTGATTCAACGCCGACCGACGTGGCTGTGGCAAAGGAAAAGCGTGGATGGGGGTGGAACCCCTGGCTGTACAGGATCGGTACACCGGCCCGTTGTACGGCACGGGTAAAGAGGTTGATCAGGTCAAGGTGGCTCAGATAGCGGATCGGGCCGGTCTTGGAGAAACGCATCCGCAGGCGGCGTTGGGTAATTGCATCAGGAGTCGCCGGTAATCCGCTGGCGGTAAGCGCGGGTTGCTGCTCCGGTACAACACGGTTGGCCACCGTTTTAAAATCGCAGACCCCGCAGTTGGAGCAGGCGCCAAAACGGCAGTCCGGGGTTGCCGCCTCGCTGTGGGCCCGGTTAAGCTCTTTCAGCAGAAAAGCCTTGTCAATGCCGGCATCCAGG includes these proteins:
- the rng gene encoding ribonuclease G; the encoded protein is MASELVINVTAHETRISLIEKGTIAELYIERTREKGIVGNIYKGRVVRVLPGMQAAFVDIGLEKAAFLYVADVFDAIEEYENLMDGGKKEDHHDDSSDQEFKVLHPIEDLLQEGQELLVQVSKEPIGTKGARITSHISLPGRHVVYMPTVDHVGISRRIEEEEERERLREIVDRLRQPGCGFIVRTASEGKTEEDLRADMEYLAKIWAEIVNKKEKATAPCLIHADLDVVQKVVRDIVTDDVNRIVIDSKADHDRIVQFISTFMPKMKSSIELYDEEEPIFDQYGLEVEISRALGRKVWLKSGGYIIIEQTEALTAIDVNTGRFVGKHNLEDTILKTNLEAVKEIAYQLRLRNIGGIIIIDFIDMEKEVNREKVYAALEDALKSDKSKTNILKISELGLVEMTRKRVRESIGRMMCEPCPYCEGRGYVKSKTTICHEIFRELRREMLDIRGTKVLLSVHPQVADLLYDEERRGLEELEKKFKKRVTVRAKPGFHQEQFEVVIS
- a CDS encoding ribbon-helix-helix protein, CopG family, with the translated sequence MGRMRENPRYNVISMRVSDEEREQLESLVRRTHKSVSDIMREAMVALTMQLDHRDLRKAA